From Pseudomonas saponiphila, a single genomic window includes:
- a CDS encoding ParA family protein — protein sequence MGSKRRAGPADIITITNEKGGVGKTTISVNLAFYLAQQGYKVLGIDLDGQGNFSSRFVPIAERVGGLRSCHLYMEEMPKYEPLHSPSGVDLIYSLDGDVDLHSIEQSDLSVLTAFAGNIANLCDDYDVIIIDNPPTSGIKMTGSIFVADHIFVPVELAAFAVNGVLSLLDSFARISRATGKEIKPTGFICNKLNTRVDAHKSSLAALRKEVGPLIMRNAMSNRGAVDTAVTQGVAVWDLKNSGAARVAGNEMLLLLEEIAALIGFDVEKWATSAEDSPAEKRPAKQKSAPQKKTLKKPQSNKKEKAK from the coding sequence ATGGGCAGCAAACGACGCGCAGGACCCGCCGACATCATCACCATCACCAATGAGAAAGGTGGCGTTGGCAAGACAACCATTTCGGTGAACCTCGCCTTCTACCTTGCGCAGCAAGGTTACAAGGTGCTCGGCATTGATCTCGACGGCCAGGGCAACTTCAGCTCTCGCTTTGTACCGATCGCTGAGCGCGTTGGCGGTCTTCGTTCTTGCCATCTGTATATGGAAGAAATGCCCAAGTACGAGCCACTCCATTCGCCGAGCGGAGTTGACTTGATCTATTCGCTGGACGGCGACGTTGATCTTCACTCGATCGAACAGAGCGATCTGAGCGTGCTGACTGCATTCGCCGGCAACATCGCAAACCTCTGCGATGACTATGACGTGATCATCATCGACAACCCGCCAACCAGCGGCATCAAGATGACTGGTTCCATCTTCGTAGCGGACCACATCTTTGTTCCCGTTGAACTTGCTGCGTTCGCGGTGAATGGCGTTCTCAGCCTGCTTGATAGCTTTGCACGCATCTCCCGTGCTACAGGCAAAGAGATCAAGCCAACGGGGTTTATCTGCAACAAGCTGAATACCCGTGTCGACGCCCACAAGTCGTCACTCGCGGCTCTCCGTAAGGAGGTGGGCCCCCTGATCATGCGCAACGCGATGTCGAACCGCGGCGCGGTAGATACAGCTGTTACGCAAGGTGTTGCTGTCTGGGATCTCAAGAACAGCGGTGCAGCCCGAGTGGCAGGTAATGAGATGCTGCTGCTGTTGGAAGAGATCGCCGCACTGATCGGCTTTGATGTGGAGAAGTGGGCCACCTCTGCCGAAGACTCGCCGGCAGAAAAACGCCCTGCCAAACAGAAAAGCGCCCCCCAAAAGAAGACGCTGAAAAAGCCGCAGAGTAACAAGAAGGAGAAGGCCAAATGA